A single window of Thalassomonas viridans DNA harbors:
- a CDS encoding DUF1800 domain-containing protein codes for MKRHISFILVALLSACGGGGGESSNGDSNINNNPVISPPDTGNGSGSNGESGNGETGGGEGSGNTDAVLTETKEISRFLTQASFGPTSQNISAMQGQSVSSWLKSEFEKPVSLHAPLIAEYQEAGLLEHVAGMAFWKNAIGADDQLRQRMAFALSQILVVSDFGENLLFDVPQSIGYYQDILTTHAFGNYRELLEAVTYSPAMGFYLTYMGSEKGDPDTGRMPDENYAREILQLFTIGLVKLNMDGSPVLDDQGKAIETYDNHDITGLAKVFTGLNLYEGVDDSGEELEETARVAMPMQVFAESHSPLEKSFLGQSIAANTSARESISQALDIIFAHPNVAPFISRQLIQRFVTSNPSPEYIARVAAAFETGLYRFSDGSSVGTKIRGDLKATLAAVLADEAARNSSVAQGFGKVKEPVLRFSQWARAFASANVTPEYMFELWDTSAANTLGQHPYRSPSVFNFYRPGYIKPASATGAVGLTMPELQILNATTLPGYINFISFFINAEMDSEEYRQEYAEFVEIDQVNLDPNQTIASFAPDYSTEIALADDAAALVAHLDILLASGRLGDTSRDRIIQAINGIDAEDKTHRVQTAVLMVMTSPEYLVQL; via the coding sequence ATGAAACGGCATATAAGTTTCATCCTTGTCGCTTTACTTAGCGCATGTGGCGGCGGTGGCGGGGAAAGCAGCAACGGCGACAGCAATATCAATAACAACCCGGTGATCAGTCCCCCGGATACCGGCAACGGCTCAGGTTCAAACGGAGAGTCCGGCAATGGCGAAACCGGCGGCGGTGAAGGCTCAGGCAACACAGATGCAGTACTTACCGAAACTAAGGAGATCAGCCGTTTCCTGACCCAGGCCAGCTTCGGCCCTACCTCACAGAACATTTCCGCCATGCAGGGACAAAGCGTATCGTCCTGGCTGAAAAGCGAATTTGAAAAACCCGTCAGCCTGCACGCTCCGCTGATAGCAGAATATCAGGAGGCAGGCCTGCTTGAACATGTCGCCGGTATGGCCTTTTGGAAAAATGCCATCGGGGCTGATGATCAACTGCGTCAGCGTATGGCCTTTGCCCTGTCGCAAATCCTGGTGGTGTCTGATTTTGGCGAAAACCTGTTGTTTGATGTACCCCAGTCCATAGGTTACTACCAGGATATTTTGACCACACATGCTTTCGGCAACTACCGGGAGTTGCTGGAAGCGGTAACCTACTCTCCCGCCATGGGATTTTATCTTACCTATATGGGCAGCGAAAAAGGCGATCCCGACACCGGCCGTATGCCGGATGAAAACTATGCCCGGGAAATCCTCCAGTTATTTACCATAGGCCTGGTTAAGCTCAATATGGACGGCAGCCCTGTGCTGGACGATCAGGGTAAGGCCATTGAAACCTATGATAACCATGATATTACCGGCCTGGCCAAAGTCTTTACCGGTCTGAATTTATATGAGGGAGTGGACGACAGCGGCGAGGAACTTGAAGAGACGGCCAGGGTTGCCATGCCAATGCAGGTTTTTGCAGAGTCCCATTCTCCCCTGGAAAAAAGCTTTCTCGGACAAAGCATTGCCGCCAATACCTCCGCCCGGGAGAGCATTAGTCAGGCTTTGGATATCATCTTTGCCCACCCCAATGTCGCCCCCTTTATCAGCCGTCAGCTGATCCAGCGTTTTGTAACCAGCAATCCAAGCCCTGAATATATAGCACGAGTTGCTGCGGCTTTTGAAACCGGCCTGTACCGCTTTAGCGACGGCAGCAGCGTCGGCACCAAGATCCGGGGAGATCTAAAAGCCACCCTGGCGGCGGTACTGGCGGACGAAGCAGCCAGAAACAGCTCGGTAGCCCAGGGCTTTGGCAAGGTTAAAGAGCCGGTCTTAAGGTTTAGCCAGTGGGCGCGTGCCTTTGCCTCAGCCAATGTAACCCCGGAATATATGTTCGAGCTCTGGGATACCAGTGCCGCCAATACCCTCGGCCAGCATCCCTACCGCTCGCCTTCGGTGTTTAACTTTTACCGTCCGGGTTATATTAAACCCGCAAGCGCCACCGGGGCGGTCGGGCTGACTATGCCCGAACTGCAAATCCTCAATGCCACCACTTTGCCCGGTTATATCAATTTCATCAGCTTTTTCATTAATGCCGAGATGGACAGCGAGGAATACCGGCAGGAGTACGCCGAATTTGTCGAAATCGACCAGGTTAACCTGGATCCCAACCAGACCATAGCAAGTTTTGCCCCCGACTATAGTACGGAAATCGCCCTGGCAGACGATGCCGCAGCATTGGTAGCCCATCTCGATATCCTGCTGGCTTCTGGTCGCCTGGGAGACACCTCCAGGGATCGTATTATCCAGGCCATCAATGGCATAGATGCTGAAGATAAAACCCACAGGGTACAAACCGCGGTATTAATGGTAATGACCAGCCCGGAATATTTGGTACAGCTATAA
- a CDS encoding sigma 54-interacting transcriptional regulator, with translation MFSIIDNNIIGQSASITQVKTLIKINAQYSAPVLITGETGTGKELAARGLHYSGIFADKPFIALNCSTFSDELFVSELFGYKKGAFTDAKTDKEGLLVAADGGSIFFDEIDSLSLKSQTALLRLLQESEFRPVGSSQVIKANVRIIAAANCDLCKKIETGEFRQDLYFRLFILSVRMPPLRERIDDLGELISYFINKFNNEYGLNRSGICTRLFAKLKQYHWPGNIRELENTIHRYYLLASGPVIDEAVTIELDQNRLPSSASQAQPQAETSVAGNREKDEVSDTGLDFCEAKRKAIEDFEASFVTKLLHQTKGNVTKAANMCGKERRAFGKLVKKYQINRQGLQLD, from the coding sequence TTGTTTAGTATCATAGATAACAATATTATCGGACAATCCGCCTCGATAACTCAGGTTAAAACACTAATCAAAATCAATGCCCAGTACTCGGCGCCTGTATTGATCACCGGGGAAACCGGAACAGGTAAAGAGCTTGCCGCCAGGGGACTGCACTATAGCGGTATCTTCGCCGATAAACCTTTTATCGCCCTCAATTGCTCTACCTTTTCAGACGAACTTTTTGTCAGTGAGCTTTTTGGTTATAAAAAAGGCGCTTTTACCGATGCTAAAACCGATAAGGAAGGTTTATTGGTGGCAGCCGATGGCGGTTCTATTTTCTTTGATGAAATAGACAGCCTGTCGCTAAAATCCCAGACCGCGCTGTTAAGGCTATTACAGGAGTCGGAATTTCGGCCCGTGGGTTCGAGCCAGGTGATCAAAGCCAATGTCAGGATTATCGCCGCCGCCAACTGCGACTTATGTAAAAAAATCGAAACCGGTGAATTCAGGCAGGACTTATATTTCCGGCTATTTATTCTCAGCGTGCGCATGCCGCCGCTCAGAGAGCGTATTGACGATTTGGGCGAATTGATTTCCTATTTCATCAACAAGTTCAATAATGAATACGGCCTGAACCGCAGCGGCATTTGTACGCGCTTATTTGCCAAGCTTAAACAGTACCACTGGCCGGGCAATATCCGTGAGCTGGAAAATACCATCCACCGCTATTACCTGCTCGCCAGCGGCCCGGTTATTGACGAGGCGGTCACTATAGAGCTGGATCAAAACCGCTTGCCGTCCTCTGCCAGCCAGGCACAACCCCAGGCTGAAACTTCAGTTGCAGGCAACAGGGAAAAAGACGAGGTTTCCGATACCGGGCTGGATTTTTGCGAAGCCAAGCGTAAAGCCATAGAAGACTTCGAAGCCAGCTTCGTTACAAAACTACTGCACCAGACCAAAGGCAATGTCACCAAAGCCGCCAATATGTGCGGTAAGGAACGCAGGGCTTTTGGCAAGCTGGTAAAAAAATATCAAATTAATCGCCAGGGCCTGCAGCTGGATTAA
- the tssC gene encoding type VI secretion system contractile sheath large subunit: MESIQKKLSRVRSPRVHITYDVEIGDAIVQRELPLIVGILADLSGKPQEALPPIKERAFVFIDRDNFDDVMAGSQVRLAYSVADAISGEEGATTNLELLFHSIEDFSPLSLVKQVPITNTVYASRCRIRDLMAKLDGNDPLDAIFEEILADEAKQTELIGVYEGAEDMSAVEPNELITRMLTEGRMALDDSQKPYALELIGEFALSILKDAGENPSPIASDRMSDRISQIDNKLTQQINLVMHDPAFQKLEATWRGLHFLVMNTETGSHLKLRLFNVSKEDLLKDLQKAVEFDQSSLFKKVYEEEFGTYGGDPFSFLVGDYEFGRHPADVELLEKISGVAASAHAPFISSAYSKLFDMEDFFSLSQPRDLTKIFDSAELIKWRSFRESEDSRYVTLTLPKVLLRLPYGPETVAAEGFDFVEDVDGTDAKKYLWGNPAYILGQRITNAFSLHGWLAAIRGVEGGGLVEGLPTHTFKTAAGDIKLTCPTQVSITDRREKELNDLGFMAILHCKGSDKAAFFGGQTTGLPQKYNTDAANANARISTMLPYVLNASRFAHYIKVIMRDKIGSFQTKENASDYLNNWIGNYVLVDDSAPQEMKASYPLRDSRIDVTDVPGKPGSYRAVVFLRPHFQLEELTTSIRLVAELP; this comes from the coding sequence TTGGAAAGTATTCAGAAAAAATTATCCAGGGTCAGATCGCCAAGGGTACACATCACCTATGATGTTGAAATCGGTGATGCCATAGTGCAACGGGAGTTGCCTTTGATTGTCGGTATTCTTGCGGATCTGTCAGGTAAGCCTCAAGAGGCGTTACCCCCGATCAAAGAACGGGCTTTTGTGTTTATCGACCGTGACAACTTTGACGATGTGATGGCCGGCTCACAAGTCCGTTTAGCCTATTCCGTCGCCGATGCTATCTCGGGAGAAGAAGGGGCCACCACCAATCTGGAATTACTGTTTCACAGTATCGAAGATTTCAGCCCGCTGAGTCTGGTGAAACAAGTCCCGATAACCAACACCGTGTACGCGTCTCGCTGCCGTATCCGGGATTTAATGGCGAAACTTGACGGCAATGATCCTTTAGATGCCATATTCGAAGAGATCCTGGCCGACGAGGCCAAGCAAACTGAACTTATCGGGGTTTATGAAGGCGCCGAAGACATGTCGGCGGTGGAGCCGAACGAGCTGATCACCCGTATGCTCACGGAAGGGCGCATGGCGCTTGATGATAGCCAGAAGCCTTATGCGCTGGAGCTGATCGGCGAGTTTGCCTTGTCGATACTCAAAGATGCCGGTGAAAATCCGTCTCCTATTGCCTCAGACCGCATGAGTGACCGTATCTCGCAAATAGACAACAAGCTCACCCAGCAGATCAACCTGGTGATGCATGACCCGGCATTCCAGAAACTGGAAGCCACCTGGCGCGGTCTGCACTTTTTGGTGATGAACACGGAAACCGGCAGCCACCTGAAACTCAGGCTGTTTAATGTTTCCAAGGAAGACCTGTTAAAAGATCTGCAAAAGGCGGTGGAGTTCGACCAAAGCTCTTTGTTTAAAAAGGTCTACGAAGAAGAATTCGGCACCTACGGCGGCGATCCCTTCAGCTTCCTGGTGGGGGATTATGAATTTGGCCGCCATCCGGCGGATGTGGAATTGCTGGAGAAAATCTCCGGGGTGGCGGCATCGGCCCATGCGCCTTTTATTTCTTCCGCCTATTCGAAACTGTTCGATATGGAAGACTTCTTCAGCCTGTCCCAGCCCAGGGATCTGACTAAGATTTTCGACAGTGCCGAACTGATCAAATGGCGCAGTTTCCGCGAGAGCGAAGACTCCCGTTATGTCACCCTGACTTTGCCTAAAGTCTTGTTGCGCCTGCCTTACGGGCCGGAAACCGTGGCGGCGGAAGGTTTTGACTTTGTCGAGGATGTCGACGGTACCGACGCCAAGAAATACCTGTGGGGCAACCCCGCCTATATCCTGGGACAGCGCATCACCAATGCCTTCTCCCTGCATGGCTGGCTCGCGGCGATCCGCGGCGTAGAAGGTGGCGGCCTGGTGGAAGGCTTACCCACCCACACTTTCAAGACCGCGGCCGGGGATATCAAGCTGACCTGTCCGACCCAGGTGTCTATCACCGACCGGCGGGAAAAAGAGCTTAATGATCTGGGCTTTATGGCGATTTTACATTGCAAGGGCAGCGACAAGGCGGCATTTTTCGGCGGCCAGACCACAGGTTTGCCGCAAAAGTACAATACCGATGCCGCCAATGCCAACGCCAGGATTTCCACCATGTTGCCTTATGTGCTTAATGCCTCGCGTTTTGCCCATTATATCAAGGTGATCATGCGGGATAAGATCGGCAGCTTCCAGACCAAGGAAAACGCCTCCGACTATCTCAATAACTGGATAGGCAATTATGTGCTGGTGGACGACTCCGCCCCCCAGGAAATGAAGGCCAGCTATCCGCTTCGGGACTCACGCATAGATGTTACCGACGTGCCGGGCAAACCGGGCAGTTACCGTGCCGTGGTGTTCCTGCGGCCGCATTTCCAACTGGAAGAGCTTACCACTTCTATCCGTTTGGTGGCTGAACTGCCCTAA
- a CDS encoding IS1595 family transposase, giving the protein MNPAQFNQLITDTKYLTDKQARYLEKLLQGDDPIKHIIDELEQRMVDKPECPHCHSTLINRHGKVDEMQRYRCKNCTKTFMATTGTPFARLRHKELWLDYLRCMLASKVLRDSAAECGINLKTAFRWRHRFLKIPATLKAKKLEGIIEADETLFAYSEKGSRQLSRRPRKRGMKASKPGRSAQDWVPVLTVRDRGQHTFEVVLPHVTIESLTRQLKGKVQKDSVLCSDGYKPYIKFCVKNDLIHKRLDVSAGIRVLDQVFHIQNVNAYHSRLKSWMGRFHGVATKYLENYLGWFRYLDAEENLNENRLFRTEQHLIGT; this is encoded by the coding sequence ATGAATCCAGCACAATTTAATCAGCTCATAACCGATACGAAGTATCTGACAGATAAACAGGCCAGATATCTCGAAAAGTTGCTCCAGGGAGACGACCCAATCAAGCACATCATTGATGAGCTTGAACAGCGCATGGTTGATAAACCAGAATGCCCTCATTGCCATAGCACCTTAATAAACCGCCATGGCAAGGTTGATGAAATGCAACGTTATCGTTGTAAAAATTGCACTAAAACCTTTATGGCGACAACAGGTACACCTTTTGCCAGACTACGCCATAAGGAGCTCTGGTTAGATTATCTACGTTGTATGTTGGCGAGTAAAGTCTTACGCGATAGCGCAGCGGAATGTGGCATTAACTTAAAAACGGCTTTTCGCTGGCGGCACCGATTTTTAAAGATACCAGCCACATTAAAAGCAAAGAAGTTAGAAGGGATAATTGAAGCCGATGAGACGTTGTTTGCTTACTCGGAAAAAGGAAGCAGACAATTATCCCGCAGGCCAAGAAAAAGAGGCATGAAAGCAAGTAAACCCGGGCGCTCAGCACAAGACTGGGTGCCGGTGTTGACGGTAAGAGACCGCGGGCAACACACTTTTGAAGTGGTGCTGCCTCACGTGACGATAGAGAGCTTAACGCGGCAGTTAAAGGGTAAAGTGCAAAAAGATAGCGTTTTATGTAGTGACGGTTATAAGCCTTACATCAAGTTTTGTGTGAAAAATGATTTGATTCACAAGCGCTTAGATGTCTCAGCAGGCATAAGAGTCCTTGATCAAGTTTTCCATATCCAGAATGTGAATGCTTATCACAGCAGGCTTAAATCTTGGATGGGGCGTTTTCACGGTGTGGCGACCAAATATCTTGAAAATTATCTGGGCTGGTTCAGGTATTTGGATGCGGAAGAAAATTTGAATGAAAACAGGCTATTTCGCACTGAACAACACTTAATAGGAACATAG
- a CDS encoding 2-hydroxyacid dehydrogenase, whose protein sequence is MKIAVFSSKPYDREYLGQYDDSGFAMTFFEARLDTSTAAMAQGFEVVCCFVNDDLNSATIKCLQKNGVKLIALRCAGFNNVDLAAAQQAGIKVCRVPAYSPHSVAEHALALLLSLNRNIHRAFNRVRENDYSLNGLLGFDLYKKTIGVIGTGKIGSVFVRIMRGLGCEVIACDPQPDEALKSLGIPYVGLTEIWRQADIISLHCPLQQDTFHMINEQAIASMKPGVTLINTSRGALIDTQAVIRGLKSARIGYLGLDVYEEEAGLFFEDQSNLLLQDDVFARLLTFPNVLITGHQGFFTKEALTGIAKTTLANIRAFAAKEYAAMELVTKS, encoded by the coding sequence ATGAAAATTGCCGTATTCTCCAGCAAACCTTATGATCGGGAATACCTGGGTCAATATGATGATAGCGGTTTTGCCATGACCTTTTTCGAAGCCCGGTTAGACACATCAACCGCCGCTATGGCGCAAGGTTTTGAAGTAGTGTGCTGTTTCGTCAATGATGATTTAAACAGCGCCACCATTAAATGCCTGCAAAAAAACGGCGTGAAACTTATCGCCCTGCGCTGTGCCGGTTTTAATAATGTCGATTTGGCTGCCGCACAGCAGGCGGGCATTAAGGTATGCCGGGTGCCTGCCTATTCTCCCCATAGCGTGGCGGAACATGCCCTGGCACTGCTGTTATCGCTTAACCGGAATATTCACCGTGCCTTTAACCGGGTACGTGAAAATGATTACAGTCTAAACGGCCTGTTAGGTTTTGATTTATACAAGAAAACCATTGGCGTGATAGGTACGGGAAAAATCGGCAGTGTTTTTGTCCGGATAATGCGCGGGCTGGGCTGTGAGGTCATCGCCTGTGATCCCCAGCCGGATGAAGCGCTAAAAAGCCTGGGGATCCCTTATGTTGGTCTTACGGAGATCTGGCGCCAAGCCGATATTATTTCCCTGCATTGCCCCTTACAGCAAGATACTTTCCATATGATTAATGAGCAGGCCATTGCCAGCATGAAACCCGGTGTAACCCTGATCAATACCAGCCGGGGCGCCCTTATCGATACCCAGGCGGTGATCCGGGGGCTAAAATCTGCCCGTATCGGTTACCTGGGCCTGGACGTCTACGAAGAAGAAGCAGGCTTGTTCTTTGAAGATCAGTCAAATCTGCTGTTACAAGACGATGTTTTTGCCCGTTTGCTCACTTTTCCCAATGTACTGATCACAGGTCATCAGGGGTTCTTTACTAAAGAAGCTTTAACCGGGATTGCCAAAACCACCCTGGCCAATATCCGTGCTTTTGCTGCCAAGGAATATGCTGCAATGGAATTAGTGACAAAATCATGA
- a CDS encoding enoyl-CoA hydratase-related protein, with product MNIVYEKNREQVSDTSLEANVLIKVEITGKVALLTLNRSQALNALSSELMHELIAKMQQLEANPDIGCFVITGNSRVFCAGADIKEMQIKSCQQMIAEDYFSGWDQFAAIKIPKIAAVSGYALGGGCELAMMCDVIYAGDSAVFAQPEINLGVIPGIGGTQRLTHSVGKAKAMDLILTGRHMSAAEAEQGGLVARVFSDETLLEEALFAAQSISEKGRLSVALAKEAIDASMELPLAQGLVFERRVFHSLFSCREQQEGMAAFIEKRRADFSHDVFSK from the coding sequence ATGAATATCGTTTATGAAAAAAACAGGGAACAAGTATCAGACACCTCCCTGGAGGCAAACGTCCTTATCAAAGTGGAAATTACCGGCAAGGTTGCCTTGCTTACCCTGAACCGGAGCCAGGCCCTCAATGCTTTAAGCAGTGAATTAATGCACGAACTGATCGCCAAAATGCAACAGCTTGAAGCTAACCCGGATATCGGCTGTTTCGTGATCACCGGCAACAGCCGGGTCTTTTGCGCCGGTGCCGATATCAAGGAAATGCAGATCAAATCCTGCCAGCAAATGATCGCCGAAGATTATTTTAGCGGCTGGGATCAGTTTGCTGCCATCAAAATCCCGAAAATAGCCGCCGTCAGTGGTTATGCCCTCGGCGGCGGCTGCGAACTGGCGATGATGTGCGATGTGATTTACGCCGGTGATAGCGCCGTTTTTGCCCAGCCGGAAATCAACCTGGGGGTGATCCCCGGTATCGGCGGCACCCAGCGCCTTACCCATAGCGTAGGAAAGGCCAAAGCCATGGATCTGATTTTAACCGGCCGTCATATGAGCGCAGCAGAAGCAGAGCAGGGGGGTCTGGTGGCCAGGGTGTTTAGCGATGAAACCTTGCTGGAAGAGGCGCTGTTTGCCGCACAAAGCATCAGCGAAAAAGGGCGGTTAAGCGTGGCACTGGCAAAAGAAGCCATAGATGCCTCGATGGAGCTGCCGCTGGCGCAGGGACTAGTGTTCGAGCGCCGGGTTTTTCACTCACTGTTTTCCTGCCGGGAGCAGCAAGAGGGTATGGCAGCCTTTATCGAAAAGCGCCGTGCTGATTTTTCCCATGATGTTTTTAGCAAGTAG
- a CDS encoding glutathione S-transferase family protein: MYYSPHASSLAVHIALEELNVAFTTLRVNTGEEASPELLEVNPLATVPVLIDDDLILTEVVAILNYLADHSPESGLRPEKDKIRGEFYQWLNILSAGLHRSYCRVFAPGAYVDSEQAADEVYQVADNEVREMFAFFDEHLAQRSYLLGEQLSFADFYLFAMLGWTDELTRPLSSYANLSAFYERIRVRPAVQRAYATESE, translated from the coding sequence TTGTATTACTCACCGCATGCCTCATCTTTAGCCGTCCATATTGCTTTAGAAGAGCTTAATGTTGCTTTTACCACCCTAAGGGTGAACACCGGGGAAGAAGCCAGCCCGGAATTGCTGGAAGTCAATCCGTTGGCCACTGTTCCTGTATTAATCGACGATGATCTGATCCTTACCGAAGTGGTGGCAATCCTGAACTATCTGGCCGATCATTCTCCTGAGTCCGGCCTGAGGCCGGAAAAAGACAAGATCCGGGGGGAATTTTACCAGTGGCTGAACATCCTTTCGGCGGGGCTGCACCGCAGTTATTGCCGGGTTTTTGCTCCCGGCGCCTATGTTGATTCTGAGCAGGCTGCGGATGAAGTTTATCAAGTGGCGGACAATGAAGTCCGGGAAATGTTTGCTTTCTTCGACGAGCACCTGGCGCAAAGAAGTTATCTGCTTGGCGAGCAGCTCAGTTTTGCTGATTTTTATTTGTTTGCCATGCTCGGCTGGACGGATGAACTGACCCGTCCGCTGTCAAGTTATGCCAACCTGAGTGCTTTTTATGAAAGGATCCGGGTACGTCCTGCGGTACAAAGGGCCTATGCTACGGAAAGTGAATAA
- a CDS encoding twin-arginine translocation signal domain-containing protein: protein MKMNRRQFLKSSGALATAGGLSSLTALSSTLTSFSSLAAAGDEYKALVCVFLYGGMDNHDTVLPYDQASYNSYAQIRSSLIPQYQGQRDRNNLLPLTPDNAAEFGGRAFALPPQMPGISNLFHQGNAAIIGNVGPLITPAT from the coding sequence ATGAAAATGAATCGCAGACAGTTTTTAAAAAGTTCCGGCGCCCTGGCCACGGCGGGCGGCCTCAGCAGCTTAACGGCGTTAAGCTCCACCCTCACCAGTTTCAGCAGCCTGGCCGCTGCCGGGGACGAATATAAGGCCCTGGTATGTGTCTTTCTTTACGGTGGTATGGATAACCACGATACCGTGCTGCCTTATGATCAGGCCTCCTATAACAGCTACGCGCAAATACGCAGCTCGCTGATCCCCCAATACCAGGGACAGAGGGACAGGAACAATCTCCTGCCCCTGACCCCGGACAATGCCGCTGAGTTCGGTGGCCGGGCTTTTGCCCTGCCGCCGCAAATGCCCGGGATCAGCAATTTATTTCACCAGGGCAATGCCGCCATCATAGGTAATGTCGGGCCGCTGATCACCCCGGCCACGTAA
- a CDS encoding outer membrane protein OmpK: MNHIIKNTSKKLSKTSAVRGIGKLLAAAVMLGANPVMAEQQSGFVNVSVNYWDWSQGTQERSGKKSFSYVGAEAGGGYDWGDVFGFLYLQNPTKGSFKDEQEGENGADQFRIEAKTTVNINIGDSKWNWYGDIFNFSDSAGGYEQNLIAGLSYDFNADNGFWMRPFLGAHYVHNSGIGAGFNGIMTGWALGYTTFIGDHKLTFSNWNEIELLRADEYAEINGDKTGLNGAASLWYQYNDQLSFGIQYRYAKDKLGANTYQNGFIYTTKYSF; the protein is encoded by the coding sequence ATGAACCATATTATTAAAAACACTAGTAAAAAACTAAGTAAAACCAGCGCTGTGCGCGGGATCGGCAAACTCCTGGCCGCCGCAGTAATGCTTGGCGCAAATCCCGTGATGGCCGAGCAGCAAAGCGGCTTTGTCAATGTTTCGGTGAATTACTGGGACTGGAGCCAGGGCACGCAGGAGCGCTCGGGTAAGAAAAGCTTTAGTTATGTCGGTGCAGAAGCCGGTGGTGGATACGACTGGGGTGATGTCTTTGGTTTTCTCTATTTGCAAAACCCCACTAAAGGCAGTTTTAAAGACGAACAGGAGGGGGAAAACGGGGCGGATCAGTTCCGTATCGAAGCAAAAACCACGGTGAATATCAATATCGGCGATTCCAAATGGAACTGGTACGGGGATATTTTTAATTTCAGCGATTCTGCCGGTGGTTATGAGCAGAACCTGATCGCCGGGCTTAGTTATGACTTTAATGCCGACAACGGTTTTTGGATGCGACCGTTTTTAGGCGCTCATTATGTCCATAACAGCGGTATAGGGGCAGGCTTTAACGGCATTATGACCGGCTGGGCTTTAGGTTATACCACTTTTATCGGGGATCATAAGCTGACTTTTTCCAACTGGAATGAAATCGAACTTTTGCGTGCTGATGAATATGCCGAAATTAACGGCGATAAAACCGGTTTAAACGGCGCGGCATCCCTGTGGTATCAATATAACGATCAGTTATCTTTTGGTATCCAGTACCGTTATGCCAAGGACAAACTTGGCGCCAACACCTATCAAAATGGCTTTATTTACACCACTAAATATAGTTTTTAG
- a CDS encoding CesT family type III secretion system chaperone, translating into MLDLLNQKILPQIAQLFQIKDLSLDARGACTLLLGSGKRFFIKCNAESRRLYFYAQVATLPNGKNRSADNALLKSMLRYNLNHSASDQGILAADEADDNTQVLYQRYLEESDCNLETVHKVMEQTLTQAEEVCSTLNLVEIDDYVTEELPEGPALGDQHYLRI; encoded by the coding sequence ATGCTGGACTTGTTAAATCAAAAAATTTTACCGCAAATTGCACAATTATTTCAGATAAAAGACCTCAGCCTGGATGCACGCGGCGCCTGTACCCTGCTGCTCGGCAGCGGCAAACGGTTTTTTATAAAATGCAACGCAGAAAGCCGGAGGTTATATTTTTATGCCCAGGTGGCGACCTTGCCTAACGGTAAGAACCGCTCTGCCGATAATGCGCTGTTAAAAAGCATGCTCAGGTATAACCTTAACCACAGTGCCAGCGATCAGGGTATCCTGGCAGCCGATGAGGCAGATGACAATACCCAGGTGCTGTACCAGAGATATCTGGAAGAAAGCGACTGCAACCTTGAAACCGTGCATAAAGTGATGGAGCAAACGCTGACACAGGCAGAGGAAGTTTGCTCGACCTTAAACCTGGTGGAAATTGACGATTATGTCACGGAAGAGCTGCCTGAAGGCCCGGCATTGGGGGATCAGCATTACCTGAGGATTTAA